One Phocaeicola dorei genomic region harbors:
- a CDS encoding sugar phosphate isomerase/epimerase family protein, whose amino-acid sequence MNVKKIISLIMLLFMLLPLGAQNSEGKQRYKIAACDWMMLKRQKIGSFQLMKELGGDGIEMDMGGLGKRDTFDNKFHQPHFCKLFKETAQEQHIEVPSVAMSGFFGQSFLTHHNYKALVQDCLNTMKVMGAQVAFLPLGGIKEDWTVAGDARQELVSRLHEVGEMAVKDGVVIGIRTSLDAGEDIKLLKEINSKGIKIYYSFQNALENGRDLCKELKKLGKDRICQIHCTDTDGVTLPYNTRLDMNAVKHTLDKMGWSGWLVIERSRNKDEVRNVKKNFGTNVAYLKQIFQQEK is encoded by the coding sequence ATGAATGTGAAAAAAATTATCAGTTTAATTATGCTCCTGTTTATGTTACTGCCTTTGGGAGCACAGAATTCAGAGGGAAAACAACGCTATAAAATAGCTGCGTGTGACTGGATGATGCTAAAACGCCAGAAGATCGGTTCTTTTCAATTAATGAAGGAACTAGGAGGTGATGGCATAGAAATGGACATGGGAGGCTTGGGAAAACGGGATACTTTTGATAATAAGTTCCACCAACCCCATTTCTGTAAATTATTTAAAGAAACAGCACAGGAACAACATATTGAAGTCCCTTCTGTGGCGATGTCCGGATTCTTTGGACAATCTTTCTTGACTCATCATAATTATAAAGCTTTAGTGCAGGATTGTTTGAATACGATGAAGGTGATGGGGGCCCAAGTAGCTTTCCTTCCGTTAGGTGGTATAAAAGAGGACTGGACAGTAGCGGGTGATGCACGTCAGGAGTTGGTAAGCCGTTTGCACGAAGTGGGAGAAATGGCAGTGAAAGATGGAGTAGTGATAGGTATCCGTACTTCTTTGGACGCTGGAGAGGATATAAAACTGTTGAAAGAAATTAATTCGAAAGGTATAAAGATTTATTATAGTTTTCAAAATGCGTTGGAAAATGGACGCGACCTCTGTAAAGAGTTGAAAAAACTGGGAAAGGATCGGATTTGTCAGATACATTGTACGGATACAGACGGGGTTACTCTTCCTTATAATACCCGTCTGGATATGAATGCCGTAAAGCATACCCTTGATAAGATGGGGTGGAGCGGATGGCTGGTCATTGAACGGTCACGGAATAAGGATGAAGTCCGGAATGTAAAGAAAAACTTCGGGACGAATGTCGCTTATCTGAAACAGATATTTCAACAAGAAAAATAA
- a CDS encoding SusC/RagA family TonB-linked outer membrane protein — MENENAFLQKLDKIGNLTQVVCLSLFLTGVSVQGVSAETGFPISQSVQQTKTVTGQVVDETGEPVIGASVVVEGTTNGTITDFDGKFALQVPSGKKVVISFVGYVPQTIAPKQGKDFRVVLKEDSKILDEVVIVGYGTQKAKNVTGAISTVNPKEIEDLPVGNLGAALQGMVTGLSVSGGQTRPGAAASLSIRQPMTLSKDGGDTNPIYVVDDFIVDATTFNNLDPSEVENISVLKDAAASVYGARGGQGAILVKTKRGKEGDPRISYSGQFGYNDEIARPKMMDSYHYGLFYNAIAAANGNDEIKNHKTDLFQADELEAMRNINYDWLDDAWKGAFSMKHNLNLSGGTQKATYFAGVSYYTQSGNLGTLDYERWNYRAGVDVKLASHFKVGLQASGDYGKNEKTFNKVGGENDENDYNTLLLTPRYIPAYIDGLPLLRYGFSNSQQNNIQQYNYYALEELGNISKNDPQNMRLNASVEYDFDWNKTLKGLKLKMSYSKSISTDKNSRVGSKYTAYSFKTRGGSGNHLYIGDDLTNESNLQETTVKNGNQIWRTMNRTDSYQLNFVANYNRTFGKHTIGALFSVERSERNYEYVRYYREDPLEVNNGEWNTATGKMDGLTERSESGLLSYIGRVNYSYNDRYMMEFLVRSDASTKFAPSNYWGVFPSLSLGWVVSEENWFKEKIQWLEYLKVRGSVGMLGKDNTKAWLWRQNYSYQANKGAVFGTNEQNPVGMGLKMGAAPNADVHWDKSYKFNFGIDTRFLNGRLSFGLDAYLDKNTEMLVQRDGLVPVTIGGALAAENYDAIDAYGVELSFGWRDRVGDINYFVKLNTAFTGTKYRKHDWPDIIGLGDIYKGGPTDMGKWGYDCIGMFRTQQEIDEFVTKNNVTKYMGLNPEQIKPGMLIYRDVRGKQNPDGSWEAADGIIDSNDRIRLSKKNSNPYGFSLNFGGDWKGLSLSAQLSASWGGWAEIPSAARDMSTKKLNYINAPVFWNDVFVPEDVVDDQGNIVAYQNLDAKYPNMGFSVNNETSNFWRVNSLRMTLKTLTIGYKLPSDWVKKINIEGCRFTLTGTNLLSFFNPYPENFCDPLSVYGAYPTLRNVSLGVNISF; from the coding sequence ATGGAGAATGAAAATGCATTTCTTCAGAAGCTGGACAAGATTGGCAACTTGACACAAGTGGTCTGTCTCAGTCTGTTTCTGACAGGAGTTTCTGTTCAGGGAGTATCCGCTGAGACAGGATTCCCTATATCCCAGTCGGTGCAACAGACTAAAACTGTCACCGGACAGGTGGTTGATGAAACTGGTGAACCGGTGATTGGTGCCAGTGTGGTGGTGGAAGGAACTACAAACGGTACCATTACTGATTTTGACGGAAAATTTGCTTTGCAAGTCCCTTCGGGCAAGAAGGTTGTCATTTCATTTGTGGGGTATGTGCCGCAAACGATTGCTCCGAAACAAGGAAAAGACTTTAGAGTGGTGCTGAAGGAAGATTCCAAAATTCTGGATGAGGTGGTCATTGTTGGTTACGGTACTCAAAAGGCTAAAAATGTTACTGGTGCAATCTCTACTGTAAATCCAAAAGAAATAGAAGATTTGCCAGTAGGAAATTTGGGAGCGGCTTTACAAGGCATGGTGACAGGTTTGAGTGTTAGTGGTGGCCAGACTCGTCCTGGTGCTGCTGCTAGTTTATCGATTCGTCAGCCAATGACTTTGTCTAAAGATGGTGGAGATACAAATCCTATTTATGTTGTTGATGATTTTATTGTGGATGCAACAACATTTAATAACTTGGATCCTAGTGAGGTGGAAAATATATCAGTATTGAAAGATGCTGCAGCTTCTGTTTATGGTGCTCGTGGTGGACAAGGTGCCATATTGGTGAAAACCAAGCGTGGCAAAGAAGGTGATCCTCGTATATCCTATAGTGGGCAATTTGGCTATAATGATGAAATAGCTCGTCCCAAAATGATGGATTCATATCATTATGGATTGTTCTATAATGCTATTGCTGCTGCTAATGGCAATGATGAGATAAAAAATCATAAAACAGACCTTTTCCAAGCTGACGAGTTAGAAGCGATGCGTAATATAAATTATGATTGGTTGGATGATGCTTGGAAAGGTGCTTTTAGTATGAAGCATAATCTTAATTTAAGTGGTGGAACACAAAAAGCAACTTATTTTGCTGGTGTTTCATATTATACTCAAAGTGGTAATTTGGGAACCTTGGACTATGAACGTTGGAATTATCGTGCTGGTGTGGATGTTAAACTGGCATCTCATTTTAAAGTAGGTTTGCAAGCTTCGGGAGATTATGGAAAAAATGAAAAGACCTTTAATAAGGTCGGAGGGGAAAACGATGAAAATGACTATAATACATTATTATTGACACCTCGCTATATTCCGGCATATATAGATGGCTTGCCGTTATTACGTTATGGATTTTCCAACAGTCAGCAAAATAACATCCAGCAATATAATTATTATGCATTAGAAGAGTTAGGTAATATATCAAAGAATGATCCTCAAAATATGCGTTTGAATGCTTCTGTGGAATATGACTTTGACTGGAATAAAACACTGAAAGGACTTAAACTGAAAATGTCTTATTCTAAAAGTATAAGTACAGATAAAAATAGTCGTGTCGGTTCCAAATATACTGCTTATTCTTTCAAAACACGTGGGGGATCAGGTAATCACTTATATATAGGTGATGATTTGACTAATGAATCTAATTTGCAAGAAACAACAGTTAAAAATGGAAATCAGATTTGGAGGACCATGAATCGTACGGATAGCTACCAGTTGAACTTTGTTGCAAACTATAATCGTACTTTTGGCAAACATACGATAGGAGCTTTGTTTTCTGTTGAACGCTCAGAAAGGAATTATGAGTATGTACGCTATTATAGGGAAGATCCGTTAGAAGTAAATAATGGTGAATGGAATACGGCAACAGGCAAAATGGATGGATTGACAGAACGTTCTGAGTCTGGATTGTTGTCTTATATTGGGCGTGTGAACTATTCATATAATGATCGTTATATGATGGAATTCCTTGTTCGTTCAGATGCCTCTACTAAATTTGCACCTAGTAATTACTGGGGGGTATTCCCTTCTTTATCATTGGGTTGGGTGGTATCTGAAGAAAATTGGTTTAAAGAAAAAATACAATGGCTTGAATATTTGAAAGTCAGAGGTTCGGTAGGTATGCTAGGTAAGGATAACACTAAAGCATGGTTGTGGCGTCAGAATTACTCATATCAGGCAAATAAAGGAGCTGTTTTTGGTACAAATGAGCAAAACCCTGTAGGTATGGGATTGAAAATGGGTGCGGCTCCTAATGCTGATGTTCATTGGGATAAAAGTTATAAATTCAATTTCGGTATTGATACTAGATTTTTGAATGGTAGATTGTCATTTGGTTTAGATGCGTATTTGGATAAGAATACAGAAATGTTAGTTCAAAGAGACGGATTGGTTCCTGTGACCATTGGTGGCGCATTGGCAGCTGAAAATTATGATGCCATAGATGCTTATGGCGTGGAACTTTCTTTTGGATGGAGAGATAGAGTAGGTGATATTAACTATTTTGTAAAATTGAATACAGCATTTACAGGTACTAAATACCGTAAACACGATTGGCCGGATATTATAGGTCTGGGTGATATATATAAAGGTGGTCCGACTGATATGGGTAAGTGGGGATACGATTGTATAGGTATGTTCCGTACCCAACAAGAGATTGATGAGTTTGTGACAAAAAATAATGTCACAAAATATATGGGACTGAATCCTGAACAAATAAAGCCCGGTATGTTGATTTATCGTGATGTTAGAGGTAAACAGAATCCTGATGGAAGTTGGGAGGCAGCTGATGGTATTATTGATTCAAACGATAGAATACGTTTGAGTAAGAAAAATAGTAATCCTTATGGATTTAGCTTAAACTTTGGTGGTGACTGGAAAGGTTTAAGTTTAAGTGCACAACTTAGTGCCTCGTGGGGTGGATGGGCTGAAATACCGTCTGCTGCAAGAGATATGAGTACTAAGAAACTGAATTATATAAATGCTCCTGTATTTTGGAATGATGTGTTTGTTCCGGAAGATGTAGTTGATGATCAAGGTAATATTGTTGCATATCAGAATCTTGATGCCAAATATCCTAATATGGGCTTTTCTGTGAATAATGAAACTTCTAATTTTTGGAGGGTCAATTCATTACGTATGACTTTAAAGACATTGACGATAGGGTATAAATTACCATCCGATTGGGTGAAGAAGATAAATATTGAGGGATGCCGTTTTACTTTGACTGGTACTAATTTATTAAGTTTCTTTAATCCGTATCCGGAGAATTTTTGTGATCCGTTGAGTGTGTATGGGGCTTATCCTACTTTGAGAAATGTTTCGTTAGGTGTTAATATTTCATTCTGA
- a CDS encoding RagB/SusD family nutrient uptake outer membrane protein, with the protein MKKILRYAFFAMALAAMTSCSDQFLQDKKDYNGFNEEIYDDIALATGKVDFVYGLCLPTTASGVGHSNPCTGRADAFSQSTEEYAGSTTFTQLAEILSSNVPDYFYNKNTDGPWSRIRECNIFLDNIDKGALGEADRNKLKGQIYFWRAWIYTRLVMMYGGVPIVTTAQNAILGDGSSKDELEVQRSSTADCIDFICEDLDKAIAMLPGKWDNSNWGRITSGAAAALKGRLLLAYASPLFNRNDDQVRWQAAYDANKAAYDLLIQNGFGLADGKGNRAENWEKMFCQIQSSEAVMVTLFNTLTNDYKKNNSWEQMARPKELLGGGGMAATAEMVDLFPMADGKKPGESVFEYDELKFYKNRDPRFYRTFAFNGVVWPYKMDNGYTLWNYQWYKDEDSFESGKPGNSAQYSGDVNSGIFVRKRTNPEAQWDNANKFNLSATPYMEIRFAEVVLNLAESACGIGKKDDAVELLKDIRERVGYTGDCGLAVAELKADRDKLFSAILYERQIELAYEGKRFDDMRRWMLWNDDFGTCTRLGVEPLNGKRRHGMFLAVKPSVYTETKAGQDYDVFNPDSKAYDASKVTRAGIGLDPSSSDEEFMLQIEKLDKFYDTNLVRHENDQIDGTSTPRFEITFLNKYYFIGLKESVMKQSPYLYQNMNWEDYYGSEGTFDPLK; encoded by the coding sequence ATGAAAAAGATATTGAGATATGCTTTTTTTGCAATGGCATTGGCTGCTATGACTTCATGTAGTGACCAGTTTCTGCAAGATAAAAAAGATTATAATGGTTTTAATGAAGAAATCTATGATGATATAGCATTAGCTACTGGAAAAGTTGATTTTGTTTATGGTCTTTGTTTGCCAACAACTGCATCGGGAGTTGGTCATTCTAACCCTTGTACAGGACGTGCCGATGCTTTTTCTCAATCGACAGAAGAATACGCAGGTTCTACTACTTTTACTCAGTTGGCTGAAATTTTGAGTTCGAATGTTCCTGACTATTTTTATAATAAAAATACGGATGGACCATGGTCACGTATACGTGAATGTAATATTTTTCTAGATAATATTGACAAAGGGGCATTAGGAGAGGCAGATAGAAACAAGTTGAAAGGACAGATTTATTTTTGGCGGGCTTGGATTTATACTCGGTTGGTTATGATGTATGGTGGAGTTCCTATTGTAACTACGGCTCAAAATGCTATTTTAGGTGATGGATCTTCTAAAGATGAACTGGAAGTGCAGCGTAGTTCAACGGCTGATTGTATTGATTTCATTTGCGAAGATTTGGATAAGGCCATAGCCATGTTACCAGGAAAATGGGACAATAGTAATTGGGGACGTATCACTTCAGGTGCGGCAGCAGCGTTAAAGGGACGTTTATTATTAGCCTATGCTAGCCCACTATTCAATCGCAATGATGATCAGGTAAGATGGCAGGCTGCTTATGATGCTAATAAAGCTGCTTATGATTTGTTAATCCAGAATGGATTTGGATTGGCTGATGGAAAAGGCAACCGTGCTGAAAACTGGGAAAAAATGTTCTGCCAGATTCAAAGTAGTGAGGCGGTAATGGTCACTTTGTTCAATACTTTGACTAATGATTATAAAAAGAACAATAGTTGGGAGCAGATGGCTCGTCCTAAAGAGCTCTTAGGAGGTGGTGGAATGGCCGCTACAGCTGAAATGGTTGATTTGTTTCCAATGGCAGATGGTAAGAAACCGGGGGAAAGTGTATTTGAATATGATGAACTGAAATTCTATAAGAACAGGGATCCTCGTTTTTACCGTACGTTTGCTTTTAATGGAGTAGTTTGGCCTTATAAGATGGACAATGGTTATACATTGTGGAATTATCAATGGTATAAAGATGAAGATTCTTTTGAAAGTGGGAAACCTGGTAATTCTGCTCAATATTCAGGGGATGTCAATTCTGGTATATTTGTGCGTAAACGTACAAATCCTGAGGCACAATGGGATAATGCAAATAAATTCAATTTAAGTGCTACTCCATATATGGAAATTCGTTTTGCCGAGGTCGTTTTGAATTTAGCCGAATCGGCTTGTGGTATTGGTAAGAAAGATGATGCTGTTGAATTGTTGAAGGATATTCGTGAAAGAGTAGGTTATACAGGTGATTGTGGATTGGCGGTTGCTGAGTTAAAAGCAGATCGTGATAAGTTGTTTTCTGCTATATTGTATGAGCGTCAGATAGAATTGGCTTATGAAGGAAAACGCTTTGATGATATGCGTCGTTGGATGTTGTGGAATGATGATTTTGGAACATGTACCCGACTAGGCGTGGAGCCTCTGAATGGAAAACGTCGTCATGGCATGTTCTTAGCGGTGAAGCCATCTGTGTATACCGAAACAAAAGCAGGACAGGATTATGATGTTTTTAATCCTGATAGTAAAGCTTATGACGCTTCAAAGGTTACTCGTGCTGGTATCGGTTTGGATCCTAGTTCTTCAGATGAGGAATTTATGTTGCAAATTGAAAAATTGGATAAATTCTATGACACAAATTTGGTACGGCATGAAAATGATCAGATAGATGGTACTTCTACACCACGTTTTGAAATTACTTTTTTGAATAAATATTATTTTATAGGTCTGAAAGAAAGTGTAATGAAACAATCTCCTTATTTATATCAGAATATGAATTGGGAGGATTATTATGGTAGTGAAGGAACATTTGATCCTTTGAAGTAA
- a CDS encoding S8 family peptidase, producing MKKNKEWIFFALVSLFSFSSCIQDEILQSEEQEEKYIRINVPKLEKGTVSDLAIGSRSILYNDPGFSQQWGLSNSNNIDVNALKAWDWADGKKIKVAIIDTGVDKTHPDLSNNISSLSYDAMTGTSPSRIYDKHGTCCAGVIGAVRNNGIGIVGIAPNVEIMPISLDLDGSVKYSQMVNAINWAWQNGADVINMSLTCDPDDKMTDAIKNALTKGRNGKGCVVVAASGNQGQSSVGYPANIEGVIAVGSIDRNGVHASDANYGKNLDFVAPGVNVLTTILNGEYDVLSGTSLAAPMISGIAALLLSLDPEATVSKVYWNMVNACRELPQNTHDKIGHGLVDAYLALMMNKLSEVKEEIYGSHFKDSCPISYSVPEPFDMEWVVTSNYVEPSLSDEDTTVTKVVRTYKGQHIEILNTKKGAGIRYDVEGYVVDKFGQTLKTLKTYFTSGPPSPMTGTLQWQASSTIGDHYIDWETGGNFDSQYPTYDMNYSYEPFVNRYDNIENNPQYAVRIEEKSFAEIEDFKVDCSCYRINFRRASGFMTDTFIWITTDEGEGRPFRIQVFVE from the coding sequence ATGAAAAAAAATAAAGAATGGATTTTCTTTGCTTTGGTTAGTTTGTTTTCATTCTCGTCTTGTATTCAAGATGAGATATTGCAAAGTGAGGAGCAAGAAGAAAAGTATATAAGGATAAATGTACCCAAATTAGAAAAAGGAACAGTTTCTGATTTAGCCATTGGCTCTCGAAGTATTCTATACAATGATCCAGGTTTTTCCCAACAATGGGGGTTGTCAAATTCTAATAATATTGACGTTAATGCTTTAAAAGCATGGGATTGGGCAGATGGTAAAAAAATAAAAGTAGCCATTATAGACACAGGAGTTGATAAAACGCATCCGGATTTAAGTAATAATATATCATCGTTAAGTTATGATGCGATGACTGGTACTTCACCTAGTAGAATTTATGATAAGCATGGGACGTGTTGTGCTGGAGTTATAGGTGCTGTACGTAATAATGGAATAGGTATTGTTGGAATAGCACCTAACGTTGAAATAATGCCTATTAGTTTAGACCTTGACGGGAGTGTGAAATACTCTCAAATGGTGAATGCTATAAATTGGGCGTGGCAAAATGGAGCAGATGTGATTAATATGTCTTTGACATGTGATCCTGATGATAAAATGACTGATGCAATAAAAAATGCTTTGACAAAAGGACGAAATGGGAAAGGGTGTGTTGTTGTTGCCGCTAGTGGTAATCAAGGACAATCTAGTGTGGGATATCCTGCAAATATTGAAGGGGTAATAGCTGTTGGATCTATTGACAGAAATGGTGTGCATGCTTCCGATGCAAATTATGGAAAAAATCTGGATTTTGTTGCGCCGGGAGTAAATGTATTGACAACAATATTAAATGGGGAATATGATGTTTTGAGTGGAACTTCTTTGGCTGCACCTATGATTTCAGGTATTGCGGCATTATTACTATCTTTAGATCCTGAAGCTACAGTCTCTAAAGTGTATTGGAATATGGTTAATGCTTGTAGGGAATTACCCCAAAATACTCATGATAAAATAGGACATGGCTTGGTTGATGCTTATTTGGCTTTGATGATGAATAAGCTTAGTGAAGTTAAAGAAGAAATTTACGGAAGTCATTTTAAGGATTCTTGTCCCATTTCTTATAGTGTTCCTGAACCATTTGATATGGAATGGGTAGTTACATCAAATTATGTCGAACCATCTTTAAGTGATGAGGATACTACAGTAACTAAGGTTGTTAGGACTTATAAAGGACAGCATATTGAAATTCTTAATACTAAGAAAGGTGCAGGAATAAGATATGATGTGGAAGGATATGTTGTAGATAAGTTTGGTCAAACATTGAAAACGCTTAAGACTTACTTTACTAGTGGACCTCCTAGTCCGATGACTGGAACATTACAATGGCAAGCGTCTTCAACTATAGGGGATCATTATATTGATTGGGAAACTGGAGGAAATTTTGATAGTCAATATCCTACTTATGATATGAATTACTCTTATGAGCCATTTGTAAACAGATATGATAATATTGAAAATAATCCTCAGTATGCTGTAAGAATAGAAGAAAAGTCTTTTGCGGAAATTGAAGATTTCAAGGTGGATTGTTCTTGTTATAGGATTAATTTTAGGAGAGCTTCTGGGTTTATGACGGATACTTTTATATGGATAACTACAGATGAGGGAGAAGGACGTCCATTTCGTATTCAGGTTTTTGTTGAATAA
- a CDS encoding thrombospondin type 3 repeat-containing protein, whose translation MKRKLFLGLCMATFIVPVARAQYPQLTEEAKQAYQKMMSEERRRSDEAWAKALPVVQKEAREGRPYISWASRPYDLPQARIPAFPGAEGGGMYSFGGRGGKVITVTNLNDRGPGSFREACETGGARIIVFNVSGIIKLESPIIVRAPYVTIAGQTAPGDGVCIAGESFWVDTHDVVVRHMRFRRGETKVWHRDDSFGGNPIGNIMIDHCSCTWGLDENISFYRHMYDPSEGQYESKDLKLPTVNVTIQNTISAKALDTYNHAFGSTLGGENCAFMRNLWASNSGRNPSIGWNGVFNFVNNVVFNWVHRSSDGGDYTAMFNMINNYYKPGPATPKDTPVGHRILKPEAGRSKLDHKVYGRVYADGNIMEGYPAITEDNWAGGIQIETQPNTEGYTENMRSNRPFEMPYIRITSAHDAYDFVLKNAGANIPCRDIVDERIIEEVRTGIPYYDKKMAKDANGDLTGLAPKSMGEDGQFKYRRLPKDSYKQGIITDIRQMGGYPEYKGTPYVDTDGDGMPDEWEKANGLNPNDPSDANKDCTGDGYTNIEKYINGISTRNCIDWSDLRNNYDTLASKGKLM comes from the coding sequence ATGAAAAGAAAATTGTTTTTAGGACTGTGTATGGCTACTTTTATTGTTCCTGTAGCAAGAGCTCAGTATCCCCAGTTGACTGAGGAGGCGAAGCAAGCCTACCAGAAAATGATGAGTGAAGAACGTCGCCGCTCTGACGAAGCCTGGGCAAAAGCATTGCCTGTTGTACAGAAAGAAGCGAGAGAAGGTCGTCCGTATATTTCGTGGGCTTCCCGTCCATACGATTTGCCGCAGGCACGAATTCCTGCTTTCCCCGGTGCTGAAGGAGGAGGTATGTACAGTTTCGGCGGTCGTGGCGGTAAGGTGATTACCGTGACTAATTTGAATGATCGTGGTCCCGGTTCTTTCCGTGAGGCTTGTGAGACAGGTGGAGCACGTATCATTGTCTTCAATGTTTCAGGTATTATTAAATTGGAATCTCCCATTATCGTCCGGGCTCCATACGTCACTATTGCAGGACAGACAGCTCCGGGTGACGGGGTATGTATTGCCGGAGAGTCTTTTTGGGTAGACACGCATGATGTAGTGGTACGCCACATGCGTTTCCGCCGTGGCGAAACAAAAGTCTGGCATCGTGACGATTCTTTCGGAGGCAACCCGATTGGAAATATCATGATTGACCATTGCTCTTGTACTTGGGGATTGGATGAGAACATCTCTTTCTATCGCCATATGTACGATCCCAGCGAAGGACAATATGAATCAAAAGATCTGAAACTGCCTACCGTAAATGTTACCATACAGAATACTATCTCGGCAAAAGCACTGGATACTTACAATCATGCATTCGGCAGCACTTTAGGGGGTGAGAATTGTGCATTTATGCGTAACCTGTGGGCAAGTAATTCGGGACGTAATCCTTCCATCGGTTGGAATGGTGTTTTCAATTTTGTAAACAATGTAGTGTTCAACTGGGTACATCGTTCTTCGGACGGTGGCGATTATACTGCTATGTTCAATATGATCAACAACTATTATAAACCGGGACCGGCCACTCCGAAAGATACTCCTGTGGGGCATCGCATCCTGAAACCCGAAGCAGGACGAAGCAAATTGGATCATAAAGTATATGGCCGTGTTTATGCCGATGGCAATATTATGGAAGGTTATCCTGCCATTACAGAAGATAACTGGGCAGGTGGTATCCAGATTGAAACTCAGCCGAATACAGAGGGATATACGGAGAATATGCGTAGCAACCGTCCTTTTGAAATGCCATACATCCGCATTACTTCTGCACATGATGCATACGATTTTGTACTGAAAAATGCAGGTGCCAACATTCCTTGCCGTGACATCGTGGATGAGCGTATTATAGAGGAAGTGAGAACAGGTATTCCATATTATGATAAAAAGATGGCCAAAGATGCTAACGGTGATTTGACCGGACTGGCTCCTAAATCAATGGGAGAAGACGGACAGTTTAAATATCGCCGCTTGCCGAAAGATTCTTATAAGCAAGGTATCATTACCGATATCCGCCAGATGGGTGGTTATCCGGAATACAAAGGAACTCCGTATGTGGATACAGATGGTGACGGCATGCCCGATGAATGGGAAAAGGCAAATGGCTTGAATCCTAATGATCCTTCGGATGCTAATAAGGACTGTACCGGTGACGGCTATACAAATATTGAGAAATATATTAATGGTATCAGCACTAGAAATTGTATTGACTGGTCTGATTTGAGAAACAATTATGATACATTGGCTTCTAAAGGAAAGTTGATGTAA
- a CDS encoding DUF3826 domain-containing protein gives MIQKLGIMFLLLMAVVITAGAVDLDREGRDPAYVESIVKRSQKIVDKLELTDTVAAREVTTIIANRYFKLNDIYETRDTKVKLAKETLTGDAKQEAVKAAEAEKDAALYRTHFAFPADLSLYLDAKQIDAVKDGMTYGVVMVTYKATVDMIPTLKEEEKAQIMAWLVEAREFAMDAENSNKKHAAFGKYKGRINNYLSKRGYDLVKERKAWYERIKARGGKI, from the coding sequence ATGATACAAAAGTTAGGTATAATGTTTCTGTTGCTCATGGCGGTAGTCATTACCGCCGGAGCAGTGGATTTGGACCGTGAAGGCCGCGATCCGGCTTACGTGGAATCTATTGTGAAACGTTCGCAGAAGATTGTAGATAAACTGGAATTGACAGATACCGTTGCCGCCCGTGAAGTGACAACTATCATAGCCAACCGTTATTTTAAACTGAATGACATATACGAAACGCGCGATACCAAAGTGAAGCTGGCAAAAGAAACCCTGACGGGCGATGCGAAACAAGAAGCCGTTAAAGCTGCCGAAGCTGAAAAGGATGCGGCACTTTACCGCACTCATTTCGCTTTCCCGGCCGATCTTTCGCTTTATTTGGATGCCAAGCAGATAGATGCAGTGAAAGATGGCATGACTTATGGTGTGGTAATGGTAACTTATAAAGCTACGGTTGACATGATTCCTACCTTGAAAGAAGAAGAGAAAGCGCAGATTATGGCATGGCTTGTTGAAGCCCGTGAATTTGCCATGGATGCTGAAAATTCAAATAAGAAACATGCTGCTTTCGGTAAATACAAAGGCCGGATTAATAATTACCTCTCTAAGCGGGGATATGATTTAGTGAAAGAACGTAAGGCTTGGTATGAACGTATCAAGGCACGTGGAGGAAAGATATAA